The following is a genomic window from Artemia franciscana chromosome 4, ASM3288406v1, whole genome shotgun sequence.
GCAAACGCCCAAATGTCCACCCTTGACATCCATAGTTCATCCTGGCATAGATATACAATCAATACCAAAGAAGTATATACACATGGGCGTGGTCAGTTTGATTTAATTTGGAGCTCTATAAAAGCAAAAAGTAATGATAAGTGGTTATCAGTCCTATAGCTTATTTTAAACAAGCTGTAACTTCTAAGAAATCAGTATGAAGGTAAAgagatattttaaattttattcatttctctATGTTGTAGATTTTCAAATTGGGTCCAAAGAAGTCTACCTAtgcatatttatatatgtatacgCATAAATTACTCAAATGCATCGTTTTATCAAtgtagaagaaaaaacacatagTAAAACACAAAACTGGAGATTTTCTACTCGGCAAAATTGAAATGTATGGACTGTTTATTCCACGAAGCAACTGCGTCGCCCACGTCCCATAGAAATTTCCTCCCTGAAAATAAGGGTCTGCTCAAAGGCTGATTTAAGACAAGATTCAACTTGAAATGTCAGGAAAAggctatattttattatttgctcTATATCTAATTGTCCAATTGTAAATAATAGTTTTTTGACTCAGGCtcgaaaaaattagatacaATTGGGTGTGATTTTGATTCAATCACGATTTGAATCTTTCAAAGCAAGCCAAAACACTAGCGAGTCGTAATTATTATCTCTAGTAGATTCTAACTAGttcaaattttagaaataaatatctttattTAGATTAGGATAGATATAACCGGATATACCACAAATCTCCTAATTGGGTTACAAAAAGGAAGTTGCTGAGGGCTGTGGgtttttttactcaaaaaaaaaaacttctgacttctgaaaaaaaatactaaaaatggtCAATAACAAGCCCTGAAGCAAATTCTGGATCAGTTTTAACTGCTTGTGatcatattataaatattagatagatatttatgtttcttatttatttaacttttgagaaagccatcataacaataaaaaagcAGATATGTAAGGTAAGtgaaaaattgtatattactAAAGGAGTAAAGAGAGCAAAAAATGGATCATATGTGAATGTGTGAACCTTAAACTAAAATCAACCATCAACTTTaacttttagtttgtttttttgttcaatttttcgacgtattgatttttttttatattttttcatatttttcgaaaaatgtattattttacaTTATCCAATGTCTATATTTCACTGTGTCGCTGTCGCTAAGCACATCTTTTTGTTTACAGAAGAAATATAATCACCATTAATTTCTGTCTCTGAATTTCACTAGTCTGAAATTCTTGttgcctatatatatatatatatatatatatatatatatatatatatatatatatatatatatatatatatatatatatatatatatatatatatatatatatacatatatatgtatatatatatatatatatatatatatatatatatatatatatatatatatatatatatatgtgtgtgtatttatatatatatatatatatatatatatatatatatatatatatatatatatatatatatatatatatatatatatatatatatatatatatatattgtttttttgtttatggatatAGAAACCTGAACCTTAACTTCTTTTTCTGATTGGTTAGTCACAAAGTTTGCGCTAGAAAGTTCAACATTGTTCATCTAAACAAATTACGGACAGGGTACATCATTGATTTATTGGACCACTAGCCGTGTATAAATTGGATTTTACCCACAAATGTGACTATAATATGGTCTTTGCATAAATTAAGCCTGAAAGGGAAGACATTTCAGACAACCATTTAATAGGAAGTTGATGGATACAATAGAACATCCAAAATTATTGCATGGATTAAATAACATTTAAAGGAATATATTCTTTCGATTTCAGGTTTTCATCCTTGTAGCATTTATTGCCGTAGCCGCATCCCAGTCTTACCCCAAGCCAAGCTATAACACACCTGCTTACAAGGACAAATATGAATACAGACCCTATAGCTTTGACTGGACGGTGAAGGATGACCCAAGCTATAACGATTACGGACACCAACAAAACACCGATGCCAGCGGAAACACACAAGGATCTTATCGTGTTCTACTTCCTGACGGCCGTGTCCAAACTGTCAGCTACACCGTTACACCTTATGGTGGTTATAATGCAGATGTAACATATTCTGGTGAATATAATTACAAACCTGCGTATAAAGCACCAGCGTACAAAGCTCCAGCATACCCAGCACCAGCGTACAAAGCTCCAGCATACCCTGCACCAGCATACAAAGCACCAGCTTACAAGGCCCCAGCATACCCTGCACCGGCATACAAAGCCCCGGCCTATCCATaagcaggaaaaaaaataattaattgtcaaattctatttttatatgaataaaaaaattactcaatttttctttttttttgtgtttgtgccgttgcattggtgatttctcttttcattataatatatatatatatatatatatatatatatatatatatatatatatatatatatatatatatatatatatatatatatatatagaaccaCGAgcttgaaagtaaggagtaacattaaaacataaaacgaacagagattattacgtatatggggggtttgccccctcttcaatacctagctctgtacgctaaagttcgaattttgttccaattctttgaggatgacccctgaatcacaaaggtcgtttaattggaacaaaTAGCTAtttagaaaatactaaaaaaaaacttagaataaagagcaaggtattgacaagggggtgaacccttcatatacgtaatagtttctgttcgaatcaagttttaatgttgctccttactttcaatataaaaaactagcttttttatttaatttctgatcgttttttataaaatgctgggaaatccggcacccccttcatggaaattctctttccccttGAAAACTTCCTCAATGCAAAGATcttcccatgtaaccccctgtCCATGGCCCACCACTagaagaaccccccccccctgaaaacgtgtatacttcccaatagccaatactatacgtaaacaataggaaatgttcataacttgcagcctttcccccggggactgtggggaatgaAGTCTTCCTCAAAGAAATAGCTACTAGatttttctactatgctgaacaaaatggctatctaaaaattttgatcgggtgactttagggaaaaaatgtgcctgggagggggccttcttgccctccaattttttggtcacctaaaaagggcattagaacttttaattttcgtttgaacgTGCCCTTTCGCGATATCCtgggaccactggttcgataagATCACGCCtgggaagaaataaaaacaaaaaataaaattaactcgcatccgtgatgtttcttctggcaaaaaaatacaaaattccacattcttgcaGATAGAACCTTGAAACtttactgtagggttctctgatatactgaacctgatggtgtgattttcattaagattcgtgTTTccttgttttccctttttttcgaaaataaaggaaattttctcaggcttgtagcttttgatgggtaagactaaacttgatgaaacttatgtattcaAAATCAGCCTAAAGATCCAATTCTTTAAATGTatctaatggtatcaaaattctgttttttactgtttcggttactattgagccgggtcgagCCGGGGCCCCAATTCTTACTCGCACCGGTCGACCCTCTGTGAAAAAGATGAGAATGTAAGTAAATAAACTTGCTGGTGAGAATCATATGTGCATGTAGTGTTGTCACTTCAGCTACTGAAACTTATTGTTTTGCCGGCACTAAAGAACTAAAAGACGGAAAAAAGGATTTACTTTGGAAATgctttccacatttttgtagataggagcttgaaatttttgatatggggttctctgattcgctgaatgcgatggtgtgattttcgttaagcttCTATGacctttaaggggtgtttccccctattttccaaaataaggcaaattttctcaggctcgtaacttttgatgacaaagactaaatttgatgaaacttatatatttaaaatcagcatgga
Proteins encoded in this region:
- the LOC136026537 gene encoding adhesive plaque matrix protein-like; protein product: MKVFILVAFIAVAASQSYPKPSYNTPAYKDKYEYRPYSFDWTVKDDPSYNDYGHQQNTDASGNTQGSYRVLLPDGRVQTVSYTVTPYGGYNADVTYSGEYNYKPAYKAPAYKAPAYPAPAYKAPAYPAPAYKAPAYKAPAYPAPAYKAPAYP